The Kitasatospora viridis DNA window GCGGTACTTGAACGCCCGCCTCACGTGGCTGACTGTCATGGCTCAAATGCTAACAGTAACGCTCGCGTTCATGTGACGGGCCGTCGCCTTCCGCGACACCGGCCCCTCCCCCAGCCTCCCGCCCGGGGCACCCCGATCACGGGCGATCCAACTCCTCCCCGGCCTGAAGGCCGGGGTCTCCTTGGAGGTATCCAATGAAGATCGTCGTCACCGGGGGAGCCGGATTCATCGGCAGCAACCTCGCGCGAACCCTGATCCAGCGTCAGGACGTCTCCGAGGTGCGCGTGGTCGACGACTTGTCGACCGGCTTCAAGGCCAACCTCGACGGGCTCGCCCTGGACTTCCACGAAGGCAGCATCCTGGACCCGGACCTGCTCGACGAGGTCTTCCACGGCGCCGACGCCGTGGTGCACCTGGCCGCGCTGCCGTCGGTCCCGCGGTCGGTGCGCGATCCCGTCGCCAACCACCACGCCAACGTCACCGGCACCCTGCAGGTCCTGGAAGCCGCGCGGCGGGCGGGCAACCTGCACGTGATCGCGGCGTCCTCCTCCTCCGTGTACGGGGCGAACCCCGTCTCGCCGAAGCACGAAGGCCTTCGCGCAGCGCCGCTGAGCCCCTACGCCGTGACCAAACTGGCGACCGAGGCGTACCTGTCGGCCTACCACCACTGCTACGACCTGCCGGTTCTCCCGTTCCGACTGTTCAACGTCTACGGGCCCGGACAGTCGGTGGGCCACTCCTACGCCGCGGTGATCCCCACCTGGACCACCGCGATCCTCGACGGGGAGCCGGTGGCGGTGCACGGCGACGGGACGCAGAGCCGTGACTTCACCTACGTCGGCACCGTCAGCCAGGTACTGGCCGAGGCCGCGGTGCGCCGGGTGGTGCACGCGGATCCGGTGAACCTCGCCTTCGGCACCCGCACGTCACTCCTGACCTTGATCGCCGAGTTGGAATCGGCGACCGGGAAGCCGGCCCTCGTGCACCATGGCGCGCCGCGGACCGGTGATGTCGAGCACTCGTCCGCGTGCGGCAGCCTGCTGCGCTCGATCTTTCCCGAAGTCCAGCCGACGGCGCTGCGCGAAGGCCTGCACCGGACGATCCAGTGGTTCCGCTCAACCCGCGAGGCGCTCGACCGCCGCCACCCAACCGGCGAGTTCGGCGGCGGGGTCGAGCTCCGCTGACCGCTCGCGGGCCTTGTGCGAGGCGCGCTGCCAGTTCTCGGGAGCCAGCAGCTCGACCAGCGCCCGCTCCCAGGCGCCGAGGTCCTGCCGATCCGCGAAGACGCCCGCGCCGCCGAGCGATTCGCGGACGCCGGGCGACGGATGGGCGAGCACCGGAATGCCCGATGCCATCGCTTCGACGCCGGAGCGACTCCAGGCTTCGTGGTCGGTCGGCACGAGCAGCACCCGGGTGCGCGCGTAGACGTGGTCCCGCATGAGCTGCGACGGCATGTGGTCGAGCACCTCGACGTTGGGCGCCTCGCGCACCACCTGCGTGCCGTAGGCGCCGCGCACCCCGAGGAAGCGGACGGCGGGCAGCCGCTCGGCCAGCGCCCAGAAGAGCTCACCACCCTTGCCGGCGTTGAGGTTGACGAGCGTGACGCGGTCGCCCGGCACCGTCGCGTACTGCTCGGCGAAGACCGGACCGCGCACCACGACCACCTGGTCCGGACCGCCTCGGCGGGCGAAGTGCTCCTGGGCGACTTCGAGCATGTGGTAGCTGTTGACCACGGCCAACGCCGTGTGCCCGGGCAGGTCCGTGAACTGCCGCGAGCGGACGGCAGGCAGGTGGCACGTCACGACGAACGGCTTTCCGTGACGACGGGCGGACTCCGCCGCCGCGGGAACCTCGTCGTTCTGCGAGACGACGACATCGGCCTCCCGGACGTCGGCCTCGAAGGCGGCGGCCTCCGTGATCGGAGCCGCCCGCACGCCGTCGATGACACGGGGCGCGTCACCGGGCATGCACCGGGCGGTCCAGACGCGCACGTCATGGCCGCGCACCGCCAGCGAGCGGAGCAGGACGTGCATGGTCAGTTCCGATCCGGCGCAGTACGACGGCGGATACGCCTCCGTACGACAAACGATCCTCACGTCGCCTCCGGGCTGTCGTGGAGCCGGTACTTCCGGGCGTCCGGGTACACGTGTCGCTCGAAGTACCTGGTGTCGAGCTCGGTGTCGATCTCCTTGCCGGCGGGGTGGACGAGCGGTTGACGCATCGTCAGACAGGGGAGTGCGGCCTCCTCGTCCCCGGTGTTCCTGGTGTGGGTCGCATCCCGGCGAAAGCCGATGTTGGACACCAGGTTGACCGCGGGAACGATCGCCATGCCCCGCAGGAGGCGTGCGAAGAACCACTGGTAGTCCCAGTTGTCGCGGCTCTCCCCTGCGCGCACCGCGTCCCAGCGCCTCTCCCACATCCGACGCTCGGTGTCGTCGGGGAAGAAGGCGTG harbors:
- a CDS encoding NAD-dependent epimerase/dehydratase family protein; amino-acid sequence: MKIVVTGGAGFIGSNLARTLIQRQDVSEVRVVDDLSTGFKANLDGLALDFHEGSILDPDLLDEVFHGADAVVHLAALPSVPRSVRDPVANHHANVTGTLQVLEAARRAGNLHVIAASSSSVYGANPVSPKHEGLRAAPLSPYAVTKLATEAYLSAYHHCYDLPVLPFRLFNVYGPGQSVGHSYAAVIPTWTTAILDGEPVAVHGDGTQSRDFTYVGTVSQVLAEAAVRRVVHADPVNLAFGTRTSLLTLIAELESATGKPALVHHGAPRTGDVEHSSACGSLLRSIFPEVQPTALREGLHRTIQWFRSTREALDRRHPTGEFGGGVELR
- a CDS encoding glycosyltransferase family 4 protein: MHVLLRSLAVRGHDVRVWTARCMPGDAPRVIDGVRAAPITEAAAFEADVREADVVVSQNDEVPAAAESARRHGKPFVVTCHLPAVRSRQFTDLPGHTALAVVNSYHMLEVAQEHFARRGGPDQVVVVRGPVFAEQYATVPGDRVTLVNLNAGKGGELFWALAERLPAVRFLGVRGAYGTQVVREAPNVEVLDHMPSQLMRDHVYARTRVLLVPTDHEAWSRSGVEAMASGIPVLAHPSPGVRESLGGAGVFADRQDLGAWERALVELLAPENWQRASHKARERSAELDPAAELAGWVAAVERLAG